In one Acipenser ruthenus chromosome 10, fAciRut3.2 maternal haplotype, whole genome shotgun sequence genomic region, the following are encoded:
- the LOC117404216 gene encoding gastrula zinc finger protein XlCGF57.1-like codes for MNTVTIKEEVPEVDIATIKEEVPEVDIATIKEEVPELDVVHVNENLPEMDTVSINQEVCDLDIVTIKEEVPEVDIDHINDTLPELGTVYIKEEVPENDTVHTDRPTIPDSVSVNHSEATSSLQGSHQCTTCGKSFSQIGLLKSHQKIHTITYKRKLHPCKECGKRFSTLRLLKQHLRIHTEKKQYTCTECKKSFRHLHGLKKHQRIHTGETPYLCTECGKCFRQLGSLQYHQRTHTGERPYHCTECDKSFIKSGNLKDHMRIHTGEKPYPCTQCERSFRQLGALKKHLRIHAGVKQFICSECCKSFVLLDNLKKHQKIHTGKKPYPCAQCGKNFSELGGLKKHQQIHTGEKPYACTECGNSFRQLVNLKYHQLIHTGEKPYPCTECGKSFRQIGALKKHQQIHMGEKPHYCTECCKSFKDIESLQYHQQCHTGEKQFQCTECGKKFLQLGNLKRHQQIHTRDQPYICTTCGVSFCSFITLQKHQQTHTEENQYDCSECRQSFSSLKNLQKHQQDHTGLKPYNCVECGKSFSQIGNFKKHMQTHTEQNPCYCKDCGMRFTRLGSLRRHQQVHIKNPFRCIECGKCFSNIEHLKGHSQNHSRETLWRC; via the coding sequence ATGAACACTGTCACCATTAAAGAGGAGGTCCCTGAAGTGGACATTGCCACCATTAAAGAGGAGGTCCCTGAAGTGGACATTGCCACCATTAAAGAGGAGGTCCCTGAATTGGACGTTGTCCATGTTAATGAGAATCTTCCTGAAATGGACACTGTCAGCATTAATCAGGAGGTCTGTGATCTGGACATTGTAACCATTAAAGAGGAGGTCCCTGAAGTGGACATTGACCACATAAATGACACGCTCCCTGAACTGGGCACTGTCTACATTAAAGAGGAGGTCCCTGAAAATGACACTGTCCACACCGATAGGCCTACCATTCCAGATTCAGTATCTGTTAACCATTCAGAAGCCACAAGCAGCTTGCAAGGTTCACACCAGTGTACAACTTGCGGAAAAAGTTTCAGTCAGATAGGACTCCTTAAATCACACCAGAAAATCCATACAATCACTTACAAGAGGAAACTACATCCCTGCAAAgaatgtgggaagagattcagtacTTTAAGACTGCTTAAACAACACCTGCGAATTCACACTGAAAAGAAACAGTATACTTGTACCGAATGTAAAAAGAGTTTTAGGCATTTACATGGATTGAAAAAACACCAGAGAATCCATACAGGAGAGACCCCATATCTCTGCACTGAATGTGGGAAGTGTTTCAGGCAGTTGGGAAGCCTTCAATACCACCAGCgtactcacacaggagagagaccATATCATTGCACTGAATGTGACAAGAGTTTCATTAAGTCAGGAAACCTTAAAGACCACATgcgcattcacactggagagaaaccatatcctTGTACACAATGTGAGAGGAGTTTCAGGCAATTAGGAGCTCTTAAAAAACACTTGCGAATTCACGCAGGAGTGAAACAGTTTATTTGTAGTGAATGTTGCAAAAGTTTTGTTCTGTTAGATAAcctaaaaaaacaccagaaaattcacacaggaaagaaaccatATCCTTGTGCACAATGTGGGAAGAATTTCAGTGAATTAGGAggccttaaaaaacaccagcaaattcacacaggagaaaagcCGTATGCCTGTACAGAATGTGGGAACAGTTTCAGGCAATTAGTAAACCTTAAATACCACCAGCTAATTCACACCGGAGAAAAGCCGTATCCTTGTAcagaatgtggaaagagtttcaggcaAATAGGAGCTCTTAAGAAACACCAGCAGATTCACATGGGAGAGAAGCCACATTATTGTACTGAGTGTTGTAAAAGTTTCAAGGATATAGAAAGCCTTCAATATCACCAGCAATGCCACACAGGGGAGAAACAGTTTCagtgtactgaatgtggaaagaagTTCCTTCAATTAGGAaatctgaaaagacaccagcaaattcacacaagagaccagccataTATCTGTACAACATGTGGGGTTAGTTTCTGTTCATTTATAACCCTTCAGaaacaccagcaaactcacacagaGGAGAATCAATACGACTGTTCTGAATGTAGACAGAGTTTCTCTTCATTAAAaaaccttcaaaaacaccagcaagATCACACAGGACTTAAACCGTATAATTGTGtagaatgtgggaagagtttttcTCAAATAGGAAACTTCAAAAAACACATGCAAACTCACACTGAACAGAATCCATGTTACTGCAAAGATTGTGGAATGCGTTTTACTCGGTTAGGAAGCCTAAGACGACACCAACAAGTTCACATAAAGAATCCATTTCGCTGTATAGAGTGTGGGAAGTGTTTCAGCAATATAGAGCATCTTAAAGGACACTCGCAAAATCACTCGAGAGAAACCCTCTGGAGGTGCTGA